In one Bacillus sp. Marseille-P3661 genomic region, the following are encoded:
- the arsC gene encoding arsenate reductase (thioredoxin), with translation MAKKTIYFLCTGNSCRSQMAEGWGKKYLGDEWEVKSAGIEAHGLNPNAVKAMNEAGIDISTQTSDVIDPEILNKADLVVTLCGHAADHCPVTPPHVKRVHWGFDDPAKAEGTEEEKWKFFQRVRDEIGERVKRFAETGE, from the coding sequence ATGGCGAAAAAAACAATTTATTTCTTATGTACTGGAAACTCTTGTCGCAGTCAAATGGCTGAGGGCTGGGGTAAGAAATATTTAGGTGATGAATGGGAAGTGAAAAGCGCTGGTATTGAAGCTCACGGTTTAAATCCAAACGCTGTGAAAGCGATGAACGAAGCTGGTATTGATATTTCAACTCAAACATCTGATGTAATTGATCCGGAAATCTTAAATAAAGCAGACTTAGTTGTAACACTTTGTGGGCATGCAGCAGACCATTGTCCGGTAACACCCCCACATGTGAAACGAGTGCATTGGGGATTTGATGATCCTGCTAAAGCAGAAGGAACGGAGGAGGAAAAGTGGAAGTTTTTCCAACGTGTTCGTGATGAAATTGGTGAAAGAGTTAAGCGTTTTGCTGAAACTGGTGAATAA
- a CDS encoding MerR family transcriptional regulator, whose product MSKIGKLYRIGELAKLTNVSKRTIDYYTKLGLLECQRSETNYRFYDEDAVNDLKFIERSKVHMTLDEIKLRKEVLKANRLDQDHVLKQVDRITKDMVHLESEIKEICNCIEKLDEADKKAVIHKLIPHSKALFQSLTGLIN is encoded by the coding sequence GTGAGCAAAATTGGGAAGTTATATCGAATAGGTGAACTTGCAAAGTTAACGAATGTATCAAAGCGTACAATTGATTATTATACAAAGTTAGGGTTATTAGAATGTCAACGCTCGGAAACAAATTATCGGTTTTACGACGAGGATGCAGTGAATGATCTAAAATTTATCGAACGAAGTAAAGTGCATATGACTTTAGATGAAATTAAACTAAGAAAAGAAGTTTTGAAAGCAAATCGACTTGATCAAGATCATGTACTAAAGCAAGTTGATCGTATTACTAAGGATATGGTTCATCTAGAATCAGAAATCAAAGAAATATGTAATTGTATTGAAAAATTAGATGAAGCTGATAAAAAAGCAGTTATTCATAAACTCATTCCACATTCTAAGGCATTATTTCAGTCATTAACTGGTTTAATTAACTAA
- a CDS encoding hemolysin family protein yields MDDIPLNSLILLVSLILMSAFFSSAETAYSSVNKIRLKHYFEEGRRGSKKALYIAESFDKALSTILVGNNIVNIAAASISAKLATDLFGGNTGLVISTVVMTILILIFGEILPKSLAKENAESYSLTISGILYFLIKILAPINYFFILLKSFVSRFYSKKDETPSVTEEELKVIIDMSEEEGVIDKEERELIQRSMDFDEILAGEILTPRIDMVAVEVSQSIEEIKQIFFEERYSRVPVYEESIDNIIGILNEKEFFAHLLKYNDANIRELIREPLFVFESVKISSLLNKLQKNKVHMAIVLDEFGGTSGLITLEDVLEEIVGEIWDEQDEKISAITRVNDNVFKFDAQFQLDDFTELMNVSLPESSYHTIGGWVIERFEGIPSAGDSFIYENLKVSADEVENRRLRKVKVEIQEEKKVEENATAI; encoded by the coding sequence TTGGACGATATACCACTGAATTCATTGATTTTATTAGTTTCCTTAATCTTAATGTCTGCGTTTTTCTCTTCAGCAGAAACAGCTTACTCTAGTGTTAATAAAATACGCTTAAAGCACTATTTTGAAGAAGGTAGACGGGGAAGTAAGAAAGCGCTATATATTGCAGAAAGCTTTGATAAAGCATTGTCAACAATTTTGGTGGGAAACAATATTGTGAACATTGCAGCCGCAAGTATATCTGCGAAATTAGCTACAGATTTGTTTGGTGGAAATACAGGGCTTGTAATAAGTACCGTAGTAATGACAATTTTAATTCTTATTTTTGGTGAGATTCTCCCAAAATCATTGGCAAAAGAAAATGCCGAAAGTTATTCTTTGACAATTTCAGGTATACTATATTTCTTAATAAAAATTCTTGCACCGATTAACTACTTTTTTATCTTATTGAAATCGTTTGTTTCAAGGTTTTATTCAAAAAAGGATGAAACCCCTTCTGTAACAGAAGAAGAGCTTAAAGTAATCATCGACATGAGTGAAGAAGAAGGCGTTATCGATAAAGAAGAACGCGAATTAATTCAACGCTCAATGGACTTTGACGAAATTTTAGCTGGTGAAATTTTAACGCCGCGTATCGATATGGTTGCGGTTGAAGTAAGCCAATCCATTGAAGAAATTAAACAAATTTTCTTTGAGGAACGCTATTCAAGGGTTCCAGTTTACGAAGAAAGTATTGATAATATAATTGGAATACTAAATGAAAAAGAATTTTTTGCACATTTATTAAAATATAACGATGCAAATATTAGGGAATTAATAAGAGAACCATTGTTTGTTTTTGAATCTGTAAAAATCTCCTCATTATTAAACAAATTGCAAAAAAATAAAGTCCATATGGCTATTGTTTTAGACGAGTTTGGTGGAACTTCTGGCTTAATTACATTGGAAGATGTTCTTGAGGAAATAGTCGGTGAGATTTGGGATGAGCAAGATGAAAAAATAAGTGCAATTACACGTGTAAATGATAATGTATTTAAATTTGATGCTCAGTTTCAATTAGATGATTTTACAGAACTTATGAACGTTTCACTTCCTGAAAGCTCTTACCATACTATTGGCGGATGGGTGATTGAGCGATTTGAAGGCATTCCTTCGGCAGGTGATTCATTCATATACGAAAACTTAAAGGTAAGTGCAGATGAAGTAGAAAATCGCAGGTTACGGAAAGTTAAAGTTGAAATACAGGAAGAGAAAAAAGTGGAAGAAAATGCAACTGCAATCTAA
- the yhbH gene encoding sporulation protein YhbH, protein MTLDDKSFSISQEDWSLHRKGHDDQQRHQEKVKEAIKNNLPDLITEENIIMSNGRDVVKIPIRSLDEYKIRYNYDKSKHVGQGDGDSQVGDVVARDGAPQKGPGKGSGAGDQAGEDYFEAEVSLMEIQEALFKELELPNLQQKERDENVIEDIDFNDVRKNGLMGNIDKKRTLKNAFIRNAMRGEPTFQPIIPEDLRFKTWNEVVKPESKAVVLAMMDTSGSMGVWEKYMARSFFFWMTRFLRTKYETVEIEFIAHHTEAKVVSEDDFFSKGESGGTICSSVYRKALELIDEKYQPSRFNIYPFHFSDGDNLTSDNARCVKLVKELMGLCNMFGYGEVNQYNRHSTLMSAYKNMNDEKFRYYILKQKSDVYAAMRSFFRKENENKIFA, encoded by the coding sequence ATGACACTAGATGACAAGAGTTTTAGTATTTCACAAGAAGATTGGTCCCTCCACCGTAAAGGTCATGATGATCAACAACGACACCAAGAAAAAGTAAAAGAAGCCATAAAAAACAACTTACCAGATCTTATTACTGAAGAAAACATTATCATGTCAAACGGTAGGGACGTTGTGAAAATTCCAATTCGGTCGTTAGATGAGTATAAGATTCGTTATAACTATGATAAATCCAAGCATGTTGGCCAAGGCGATGGGGATAGTCAAGTTGGGGATGTTGTTGCACGGGATGGAGCACCACAGAAGGGGCCAGGAAAAGGTAGCGGTGCCGGAGACCAAGCAGGTGAAGATTATTTTGAAGCAGAAGTATCATTAATGGAAATTCAAGAGGCATTATTTAAGGAATTGGAGTTACCAAACCTTCAACAAAAAGAACGTGATGAAAATGTAATTGAGGATATTGATTTTAATGATGTTCGTAAAAACGGCTTAATGGGTAATATTGATAAAAAGAGAACACTTAAGAATGCATTTATTCGAAATGCGATGCGTGGAGAACCAACATTCCAACCCATTATTCCTGAAGATCTTCGCTTTAAAACCTGGAATGAAGTTGTGAAACCAGAGTCGAAGGCGGTTGTACTAGCCATGATGGATACATCGGGATCGATGGGTGTTTGGGAAAAGTACATGGCCCGAAGTTTTTTCTTTTGGATGACGCGGTTTTTAAGAACCAAATATGAAACTGTTGAAATCGAGTTTATTGCACACCATACTGAAGCTAAAGTAGTTTCAGAAGACGACTTTTTCTCAAAAGGGGAAAGCGGAGGAACCATTTGTTCATCTGTTTATCGCAAAGCCCTCGAACTAATTGATGAAAAATACCAACCTTCAAGATTTAATATTTACCCATTCCATTTCTCAGACGGTGATAACTTAACCTCTGATAACGCTCGCTGTGTTAAATTAGTAAAAGAACTTATGGGTCTTTGTAATATGTTTGGTTACGGAGAAGTCAATCAGTATAACCGTCATTCCACACTGATGTCAGCCTATAAAAATATGAATGATGAGAAATTTAGATATTACATTTTAAAACAAAAATCAGATGTATACGCCGCAATGAGGAGTTTCTTCCGGAAGGAAAATGAAAATAAGATATTTGCGTAA
- a CDS encoding TRAP transporter large permease: MTTILALLLLVLLVLNVPLAIAVGLGSTIVLLTSDLNSIVAVQRMITGLDSFALMAIPLFMVAGKIMEIGGISKRLVDLAASIVGSVTGGFAIIAVMASMFFAAISGSAPATVIAIGSIMVPAMIKEGYDKKFALALIAASGTIGIIIPPSIPFITYGISASTSVGDLFIAGIIPGALMGLSLVIYSYIISKKYGYKGGEKTNLKRFFHNFKRSILGLMMPLIILGGIYAGWFTPTESGAVACVYGLVVSLFIYKSLKFSELKKIFAEAGVLSAMVLFIIATANLLSWLITVEQIPTKVAGALSSVTESPLVFLMIINVILLFVGTFLEINAAIILIVPILLPMLQMYGINLTHFGVLMIFNLAIGLLTPPLGVNLFVAKSLSDIQFSTLVRSIVPFILIMLLNLIILTVFPEITSFMISK, translated from the coding sequence ATGACTACAATCTTAGCTTTATTATTATTAGTTTTACTAGTTCTGAATGTTCCGCTGGCAATTGCTGTTGGCTTGGGATCAACCATTGTTTTATTAACTTCGGACTTGAATTCAATTGTAGCGGTTCAAAGAATGATTACTGGTTTAGATAGTTTTGCCCTTATGGCCATACCATTGTTTATGGTGGCGGGTAAAATCATGGAGATTGGTGGGATCTCCAAAAGGTTAGTTGATTTAGCCGCTAGTATCGTCGGCTCTGTAACTGGAGGATTTGCGATTATCGCAGTAATGGCGAGTATGTTTTTTGCAGCTATTTCAGGATCAGCTCCAGCTACCGTAATTGCAATAGGGAGCATTATGGTACCTGCAATGATTAAGGAAGGCTATGATAAGAAATTTGCACTAGCGCTAATTGCCGCAAGTGGAACAATCGGCATTATCATACCTCCGAGTATTCCATTTATAACATATGGTATTTCCGCTAGCACAAGTGTAGGAGACTTATTTATTGCTGGAATAATCCCTGGAGCTCTCATGGGTCTGTCACTAGTGATTTATAGTTATATTATCTCTAAGAAATATGGTTACAAAGGTGGAGAAAAAACCAATCTAAAAAGGTTTTTTCATAACTTCAAGCGTTCAATTCTTGGTTTAATGATGCCACTTATTATCTTGGGAGGCATTTACGCTGGTTGGTTTACACCGACTGAATCGGGTGCTGTAGCCTGTGTATATGGATTAGTAGTTTCATTATTTATATATAAATCGCTGAAATTCTCTGAATTAAAAAAGATTTTTGCAGAAGCGGGAGTATTGTCTGCAATGGTCTTATTTATTATTGCAACAGCGAATTTATTAAGCTGGCTCATTACTGTTGAACAAATACCGACAAAAGTAGCGGGTGCATTGTCATCAGTCACAGAAAGTCCACTTGTATTTTTAATGATAATCAATGTAATATTATTATTTGTAGGAACATTCCTAGAAATAAATGCTGCGATTATATTAATTGTTCCAATACTTTTGCCTATGCTACAAATGTATGGCATAAATCTTACTCACTTCGGTGTGTTAATGATTTTTAACTTGGCAATAGGTTTATTAACACCACCTTTGGGTGTTAACCTCTTCGTAGCAAAATCGTTATCGGATATTCAATTCAGTACACTGGTTAGGAGTATTGTTCCATTTATTTTGATTATGTTATTGAATTTAATAATTCTTACAGTGTTCCCTGAGATTACAAGCTTCATGATTTCAAAATGA
- a CDS encoding TRAP transporter small permease yields the protein MKKLMKSLDNTLTKIEENLTFILLLAMLLAVFASFVSRYVFNSPIDWTEEFSRYVMIWATFIAASYGVKTGAHITLDIMVIYLSDKGNKILRTVSYILSLVYCVLVIYIGIPFINNLIETQQKSPAMEIPMYFVYLSIIVGTVLMFLRYVILLFNEFSNSNQLEKVN from the coding sequence TTGAAGAAATTAATGAAGAGTTTAGATAATACTCTAACGAAAATTGAAGAGAATTTAACTTTTATTTTGTTACTAGCCATGCTTTTAGCTGTATTTGCAAGTTTCGTTAGCCGTTATGTTTTTAATTCACCTATAGACTGGACTGAAGAGTTCTCAAGGTATGTCATGATTTGGGCAACATTTATTGCTGCTAGTTATGGAGTTAAGACAGGAGCACATATTACCCTTGATATTATGGTTATTTATCTTTCCGATAAAGGTAATAAGATTTTAAGGACAGTTAGCTATATTCTTTCATTAGTATATTGTGTCCTTGTTATTTATATAGGTATCCCCTTTATTAATAATTTAATAGAAACCCAACAAAAATCTCCTGCAATGGAAATTCCGATGTATTTTGTTTACCTTTCAATAATAGTAGGTACTGTTTTAATGTTTTTACGATATGTCATCCTTTTATTTAACGAATTTTCAAATTCTAATCAATTAGAAAAGGTTAATTAG
- a CDS encoding ArsR/SmtB family transcription factor, producing the protein MSKPFDVEQIAKLLKLLGDKTRLSIVSLLYYDDFCVCEFVEIFQTSQPAISQHLRKLKDSGVVKETRKSQWMIYSININSEFYPLIEDIIKYLPDQKEKVKELEQNGLRISCD; encoded by the coding sequence ATGAGTAAACCATTTGATGTTGAGCAAATAGCCAAATTATTAAAGTTACTAGGAGACAAAACAAGGCTCTCAATTGTGAGTTTGTTATACTATGATGATTTTTGTGTGTGTGAATTTGTAGAAATTTTTCAAACAAGTCAACCGGCAATTAGTCAACACTTAAGGAAATTAAAAGATAGTGGTGTGGTAAAAGAAACAAGGAAAAGTCAATGGATGATTTATTCTATCAATATAAATAGCGAATTTTACCCACTAATTGAAGATATTATCAAGTATCTTCCTGATCAAAAAGAGAAGGTTAAAGAATTGGAACAAAATGGACTACGAATTTCTTGTGACTAG
- the arsA gene encoding arsenical pump-driving ATPase, which translates to MFPLFNPDQLSITPFLFFTGKGGVGKTSTASALAITLASKGKKVLIVSTDPASNLQDVFEVELTNEIIPITSVQGLYACNLDPEEAARQYREKLVGPYRGKMPASVIETMEEQLSGACTVEIAAFDEFTNLLANPVIADTYDHIIFDTAPTGHTLRLLQLPTAWTDFLNESTHGASCLGPLSGLNEKKELYAKSMNALSDPNKTTLILVSRPEHSSLKEAERASIELGDLGINNQMVLINGVLQQEKQGDEISVAFYQKQQHALAQMPGHLSKLSLFEIPLVSYSLTGIQSLSKLFSQEERTDILIKEHDPLHLPKLTELVDDLANRGIRVIFTMGKGGVGKTTIASAVAVGLVERGRTVHLTTTDPAAHLENIFGVTDQFENLTISRIDPKVEVENYRNEVLNKAAKELDEDAIAYIKEDLESPCTEEIAIFQAFAEVVSKSKDEVVVIDTAPTGHTLLLLDAAHSYHKELERSTDEVSASVKEFLPRLRNKEETEVIIVTLPEATPVFEAKRLQEDLMRADIAPKWWVINQSFYETNTSDPVLSGRKTAEKQWIDMVTNELADRAAIIPWLKDVEIGYEFLKKWI; encoded by the coding sequence ATGTTCCCCTTATTTAACCCTGATCAACTTTCTATTACACCTTTTCTATTTTTTACTGGAAAAGGCGGTGTTGGAAAAACCTCTACAGCCAGTGCGCTTGCCATTACTCTTGCTAGTAAAGGGAAAAAGGTCTTAATAGTATCAACTGATCCTGCATCGAATCTACAAGATGTATTTGAAGTAGAGTTAACAAATGAAATTATTCCTATTACAAGCGTACAGGGTTTGTATGCATGTAATCTTGATCCTGAAGAGGCTGCTCGACAATATCGTGAAAAATTAGTAGGACCCTACCGTGGCAAAATGCCTGCAAGTGTAATTGAAACAATGGAAGAGCAGCTATCTGGAGCTTGTACAGTTGAGATCGCTGCGTTTGATGAGTTTACTAATTTATTAGCCAATCCAGTAATTGCAGATACATATGATCATATCATTTTTGACACTGCACCAACTGGGCATACGCTAAGATTACTACAACTGCCAACGGCTTGGACGGATTTTCTAAATGAAAGTACGCATGGAGCAAGCTGTTTAGGTCCATTATCAGGACTAAATGAAAAAAAAGAGTTATATGCAAAATCAATGAACGCCCTGTCAGATCCAAATAAAACAACTTTAATTTTAGTATCTCGTCCAGAACATTCCTCGTTAAAGGAGGCAGAACGAGCATCAATTGAATTAGGTGATCTAGGCATTAACAATCAAATGGTTTTGATAAATGGGGTTCTGCAGCAGGAAAAACAAGGGGATGAGATTTCAGTCGCCTTCTATCAAAAGCAACAGCATGCCCTTGCACAGATGCCAGGACATTTATCGAAGTTATCTTTGTTTGAAATTCCGCTTGTGTCATATTCTTTAACGGGTATTCAGTCTTTGAGTAAGCTGTTCAGCCAAGAAGAACGTACAGATATATTAATAAAAGAGCATGATCCACTTCATTTGCCGAAGTTAACGGAGCTTGTTGATGATTTAGCGAATCGTGGAATTCGGGTTATTTTCACAATGGGAAAAGGCGGCGTTGGAAAAACGACAATTGCCTCAGCTGTTGCCGTTGGACTTGTAGAACGCGGCCGTACAGTCCATTTAACAACAACTGATCCAGCTGCACATTTGGAGAATATCTTTGGGGTTACCGATCAGTTTGAGAATTTAACAATAAGCAGGATTGATCCAAAAGTAGAGGTTGAAAATTATCGCAATGAGGTTTTAAACAAAGCTGCAAAGGAATTAGATGAAGATGCGATCGCTTATATTAAAGAAGATCTTGAATCGCCTTGTACAGAGGAAATTGCCATTTTTCAAGCGTTTGCAGAAGTTGTATCTAAATCAAAGGATGAAGTTGTTGTCATTGATACGGCTCCAACAGGTCATACACTGCTCCTTCTTGATGCAGCGCATTCATATCATAAAGAATTGGAACGCTCTACTGATGAAGTTTCAGCCAGTGTGAAAGAATTTCTTCCTCGTTTACGAAATAAAGAAGAAACAGAGGTTATCATTGTTACATTACCAGAAGCGACACCGGTTTTTGAAGCAAAACGATTACAGGAAGATTTAATGCGTGCCGATATTGCTCCTAAATGGTGGGTAATCAACCAAAGCTTTTATGAAACGAACACATCTGATCCGGTTCTAAGTGGACGAAAGACCGCTGAAAAACAATGGATTGACATGGTTACAAATGAGCTTGCCGATCGTGCAGCCATCATACCATGGTTAAAAGATGTAGAGATAGGCTATGAATTTCTTAAAAAATGGATTTAA
- the arsD gene encoding arsenite efflux transporter metallochaperone ArsD yields the protein MKSLEVFDPAMCCPTGVCGPSVDPELARVASALFLLESKGLRIKRYNLGSEPSAFIENEAVSNLLNEKGPDVLPIVLLDGKVVKDEKYPSNEELAQWFELDISELSAKKSNKTLI from the coding sequence ATGAAAAGTCTAGAAGTATTTGATCCTGCGATGTGCTGCCCTACAGGCGTGTGTGGTCCAAGCGTTGATCCCGAACTAGCTCGTGTAGCTTCGGCCCTTTTTTTATTAGAGAGCAAGGGTTTGCGGATTAAAAGATATAATTTAGGTAGTGAGCCAAGCGCTTTTATTGAGAACGAAGCAGTAAGTAATTTATTAAATGAGAAAGGTCCGGATGTGCTTCCGATTGTTTTGTTAGACGGAAAAGTCGTAAAAGACGAGAAATATCCATCGAATGAGGAATTAGCGCAATGGTTTGAGTTAGATATAAGTGAGCTATCAGCGAAAAAGTCAAATAAAACACTAATTTAA
- a CDS encoding IclR family transcriptional regulator produces MKEKYWNPALERTDKILNLISESPNKYRMIDISKLLEINKSSLFILLNTMEKLGWISKNQGDVYSLGTTLGALGAAYFKQFNILQAFYEEATETQKKVKEHLQIGLLDGGDVIYIGKVKDDSLVQLVTEPGMRFPAYATSIGKIQLSKYSLAELKTIYPVEPLKPKTLYTITSIDILYRELQKAVQQGYIEEHQESAEGFHCVAAPVYNFNNQIIAGVSIAMTTSHWEQKGEMAKEEVLKLAHRLSIRSGQQNYQSI; encoded by the coding sequence ATGAAAGAAAAATATTGGAATCCGGCACTGGAAAGAACAGACAAAATATTGAATCTCATATCAGAAAGTCCTAATAAATATAGAATGATCGATATTTCTAAACTGCTAGAGATCAATAAAAGTTCGCTTTTCATCCTATTAAATACAATGGAAAAGCTAGGCTGGATTTCAAAAAACCAAGGTGATGTTTATTCCCTCGGGACAACGCTCGGAGCATTGGGCGCCGCTTATTTTAAACAATTTAATATCTTGCAAGCTTTTTATGAAGAAGCAACTGAAACTCAAAAAAAAGTAAAAGAACATTTGCAAATTGGATTATTAGATGGTGGTGACGTTATTTATATAGGGAAAGTTAAGGATGACTCATTAGTGCAATTAGTCACTGAGCCGGGTATGAGATTTCCTGCGTATGCAACCTCTATAGGTAAGATCCAATTATCTAAATATTCATTGGCAGAGTTAAAGACTATTTATCCTGTAGAGCCTTTGAAACCCAAGACACTTTATACTATAACGTCAATTGATATCCTGTATAGAGAATTACAAAAAGCAGTTCAACAAGGATATATTGAAGAACACCAAGAATCGGCTGAAGGTTTCCATTGTGTAGCAGCGCCGGTATATAACTTTAACAATCAAATTATTGCAGGTGTAAGTATTGCAATGACTACTAGCCATTGGGAGCAAAAAGGTGAAATGGCTAAAGAGGAAGTGCTTAAACTAGCACACAGATTGTCAATACGGTCTGGACAGCAGAATTATCAGAGTATCTAA
- a CDS encoding iron-containing alcohol dehydrogenase codes for MYNYYMPTRIIFELNSSGKLGELLEKENKKNILVVTDKGILNAGLLSPMLHSLENSNIKYEMFDEVEPNPKTSTIRKGVQKFSESDFDAIVGFGGGSSIDTAKAIAVMATNEGEILDYEGVGKIVNDPLYLVAIPTTAGTGSEVTASTVITDENTLFKAAVVSPKVFPNLAILDASLTLKCPPGITSSTGMDALTHAIESYISKQSDPISGSIALHAITLISNNLSKAYFYGTDLESRERMLEASMLAGLAFSQTRLGNVHAISQSFGGVFDIPHGIANAVLLPYILKFNAPACLDKMVDIAKAMGISTANESDAAIADKVVETIVEWNKAFDIPNNTKVLGVDLAQIDKLISDSMRSGNVLVNPRLTTAKDVEKLIKDSHAGIL; via the coding sequence ATGTACAACTATTACATGCCTACTAGAATTATCTTTGAATTAAATAGTTCTGGTAAATTAGGTGAATTATTAGAAAAAGAAAATAAAAAGAATATTTTAGTAGTTACAGACAAAGGGATTTTAAACGCAGGACTACTAAGCCCAATGTTGCATTCATTGGAGAATAGCAATATTAAATATGAAATGTTTGATGAAGTAGAACCAAATCCAAAAACATCAACAATCAGAAAGGGCGTCCAAAAGTTTTCTGAAAGTGACTTTGATGCTATTGTCGGTTTTGGCGGAGGAAGTTCCATTGATACAGCAAAAGCAATCGCTGTTATGGCAACAAATGAAGGAGAAATTCTGGATTATGAAGGTGTAGGCAAAATCGTTAATGATCCATTATATTTGGTTGCAATCCCTACAACAGCAGGAACTGGTAGTGAAGTAACAGCTTCGACTGTTATTACAGACGAGAATACATTATTTAAAGCTGCTGTTGTAAGTCCAAAGGTATTTCCTAACCTGGCAATATTAGATGCTTCGCTTACATTAAAATGTCCTCCTGGTATTACATCATCAACAGGTATGGATGCTTTAACACATGCGATCGAATCATACATATCTAAGCAAAGTGATCCAATCAGTGGAAGTATCGCTCTTCATGCGATTACATTGATTTCTAATAATCTATCAAAAGCTTACTTCTATGGAACAGACTTAGAAAGCAGAGAAAGAATGTTAGAAGCTTCAATGTTAGCGGGTTTAGCATTTTCACAGACAAGATTAGGAAATGTCCATGCGATCTCTCAATCCTTTGGTGGAGTATTTGATATTCCTCATGGTATTGCTAACGCGGTTCTTCTACCTTACATTTTAAAGTTTAATGCACCAGCATGTTTAGATAAAATGGTGGATATCGCAAAAGCAATGGGAATTAGTACTGCTAATGAAAGCGATGCTGCTATTGCTGATAAGGTAGTTGAAACGATTGTTGAATGGAATAAAGCATTTGATATTCCAAACAACACGAAGGTTTTAGGAGTAGATTTAGCTCAAATCGATAAGCTGATTTCAGATTCTATGAGAAGTGGAAATGTCCTAGTAAATCCACGTCTCACTACTGCAAAAGATGTAGAAAAGTTAATTAAAGATTCCCATGCAGGGATTCTATAA
- a CDS encoding TRAP transporter substrate-binding protein yields the protein MKNILKVLIPLFGFIFLVACGGGSEPVSENESSSGADDKTYTVRVAHSSAATNDRLENSLQEFKKAVEEKSEGRLIIETYPNSQLGGERETLEGVQMGTIEMAVLSTAPFGGFFEKMMILDLPYIFKNEEVADKVLDGPFGDKLFSLMLEETGLRGLAWGENGIRHMANNIRPIESPADIEGLKIRTQENQAHMDMIKAFGGSPTPLAFPELYSSLQQGVIDGYENPISLITGMRFYEVTKYITLNSHVYGAYAFITNDDFFQTLPEDLQNIIVEESKNWSKIEREFNRKQTEEGIDLVKEQGVEVIELSDEQIAEFQELAMPVVESYRSQIGEELFDELMAAIAEAEAN from the coding sequence ATGAAAAATATTTTGAAAGTATTAATTCCATTATTTGGTTTTATCTTCTTGGTCGCTTGTGGTGGCGGCAGTGAACCAGTATCTGAAAATGAATCTTCTTCAGGTGCAGATGACAAAACATATACAGTACGTGTAGCCCATTCATCAGCAGCTACTAATGATCGACTTGAAAATTCATTACAAGAGTTTAAAAAAGCAGTTGAAGAAAAAAGTGAAGGTCGTCTAATTATCGAAACTTATCCGAACAGTCAATTAGGTGGAGAACGTGAAACACTTGAAGGCGTTCAAATGGGTACAATTGAAATGGCTGTATTATCAACAGCTCCTTTTGGTGGATTTTTCGAAAAAATGATGATTTTAGATTTACCTTATATCTTTAAAAATGAAGAAGTGGCAGATAAAGTATTAGACGGTCCATTTGGTGATAAACTATTTAGTTTAATGTTAGAAGAAACAGGACTAAGAGGTTTAGCATGGGGAGAAAATGGTATTCGCCATATGGCTAATAACATCCGTCCAATTGAATCACCAGCAGATATTGAAGGATTAAAAATTAGAACTCAAGAAAACCAAGCACACATGGATATGATTAAAGCTTTCGGTGGTAGTCCAACTCCGTTGGCATTCCCAGAGTTATATAGCTCGTTACAACAAGGTGTTATTGATGGTTATGAAAATCCAATTTCATTAATTACTGGTATGCGTTTCTATGAAGTTACTAAGTATATTACACTGAACTCTCATGTTTACGGTGCTTATGCTTTCATTACTAACGATGACTTCTTCCAAACATTACCTGAGGATCTACAAAACATCATTGTAGAAGAAAGTAAGAACTGGAGCAAGATTGAACGCGAGTTTAATAGAAAACAAACAGAAGAAGGTATTGATTTAGTTAAAGAACAAGGTGTAGAAGTTATTGAGCTTAGCGATGAGCAAATTGCTGAATTCCAAGAATTAGCAATGCCTGTTGTAGAGAGCTACAGATCACAAATTGGTGAAGAACTATTTGATGAGCTAATGGCTGCAATTGCAGAAGCTGAAGCTAACTAA